In Mammaliicoccus sp. Marseille-Q6498, the genomic stretch AGTTATTCACTTTCAGATTTGTCTTTTTTTATGATTTAAATGTGTTTCTAAGCTGATGTTGTTCGTCTTTAAGTTGTAATAGCTTTGTTTTCAAGTCTGCTTCTAACGTTTGTAATTCTTGTTCAGCTTGTTGACGTTTACGTGTACCGTCTTCTTGAATTCTTAACGTCTCTTGAATTGTGTCTACAATGTTTGTTTGAGTCGTTTTCAATGTTTCGATATCTACAATGCCTCTTTCATTTTCTTCAGCTGTTCGTATTGCGTTTTGTTTTAACATTTCAGAGTTCTTGAGTAATAGTTCATTTGTTGTGTCTGTTACTTTTTTCTGGGCTTCTGAAGCGCCTTGTTGTCTAAGTAACGTTAAAGCGATAGCCATTTGATTTTTCCATAACGGTATACTTGTCAAAATTGAACTTTGAATTTTCTCAGCTAATGTTTGGTTTATGTTTTGAATCATTCTGATTTGTGGTGCTGATTGTAAAGTGATTTGACGAGAAAGTTGTAAGTCATAAATACGTTTTTCAAGTCGATTAATGTATTGCTGTAAATCAGCTAAATCTTGAACATCCATTTGATTATTAGATTGTTTAACTTTATTTTCAAGTTGTACTAAGTCGTTTTGCTTTAGCTCGTCTCTTTTCTTTTCGGCTGCAGCAATGTAGATATTTAATGCATCAAAATATGCTTTATTTT encodes the following:
- a CDS encoding toxic anion resistance protein, with the protein product MTENNKNLFDDLIDDPFKDSSNELTPQKSEQTEENSQSDVTSTYQQKFSEEDQRKINEIAKQIKPLDNDGLLLYGQQAQNKLSQFSHQMLTQVQSKDVGPIGSSLRNLMNKLKEVNPDELQKQNKSRLRRIFKRAERSVNEMFSKYQSVGAQVDRISVELQKSQNMLMKDVGLLDQLYEENKAYFDALNIYIAAAEKKRDELKQNDLVQLENKVKQSNNQMDVQDLADLQQYINRLEKRIYDLQLSRQITLQSAPQIRMIQNINQTLAEKIQSSILTSIPLWKNQMAIALTLLRQQGASEAQKKVTDTTNELLLKNSEMLKQNAIRTAEENERGIVDIETLKTTQTNIVDTIQETLRIQEDGTRKRQQAEQELQTLEADLKTKLLQLKDEQHQLRNTFKS